The sequence below is a genomic window from Sandaracinaceae bacterium.
CCTCGCCCGCCACGACCGGGGCGAGCGCGAAGCGGGCGCCCTCGGCGGCGCAGTAGCGCCAGAGCAGCTCACCCGTCGCGACGTCGAGCGCGCTCAGGGTTCCGTCGCCGCAGGTGGCGAGGAGGATGCGGCCGGCGCGCTTCAGGGTGAACGCGCTCGCGCCGTGTCCGCCGGAGCGCCAGCGCAGCTCCCCGGTGCGCAGATCCACCGCGACGAGTCGATCGCGGCCCTCGGCCAGCACCGCGGTCGGTGGGATCGAGCGGCCGCCGACGAGCACCCCGGTGGGCGGCCCGCCCGTGCGCGGCGCGAGGCGCGCCTCCGCGAACGTCTCGCCGTCGTCGACGTGGCTCAGCGCGAGGTGGCCGTCGCTCGCGAGACGCGCGAGCACGGTGCCGGTCATGAACGACGCGCTGGCCGGCTGCACCTGCGACCAGAGCACCTCGCCGTCCTCGCGTCCGATCGCCACCGTCTGGCGGGGCGTGGCCACGACGAGTCGGTCGCCGCAGAGGAACGTCGAGGCGGCGTCGAGGCCTTCGACCTCGCTCTCCCATCGGCGCTCGAACTGGAGGCGTCGCGGGGCCGCCGCCGCGCGTGGAGCGACGCCCGGGGTGGCGCACGCGCCCGACGCCGCGCGGAGTCGCTCGGGATCGGTGTGCACGACCGCGTTCGCCCTCGGGCCGCGCGACCGGACCCGGCGGCGCAGCGAGCGCACCTCCTCCCGGAGCGAGGTCACGCGGAGGTTCCGCGCCTGGCTGCGGTCGATCGAGACGAGCGCGCGAAGGACGTCGGAGGCGAGCCGCAGGATGGGCAGCGCCGCCTCGCTGACGCTGAGCGCGGGGATGGTGATGCGCCCCGCTTCGTCCGAGCCGAGCGTCAGCTGCACGCCGTCTCGAGGGGAGAGGCGCACGCCGACCGCGAAGCGGCCCGCGCGGAGGCGCACGTTCGCGGCGCGGCCCGTCTCCCACGCCTCCACGAGCGCGCGGGTCGCCGAGACCATGCGCTGCACGGCGAGCATGATCGGCCCGCGCACGAGCGGGATGCGGCGGCCGCGCGTCCAGACGTAGAGCGTGCCCGGGAAGAGCAGCGCGTGCGTGTCGGAGTGCGCGCTCGTCTGCCGCGGCGGATCCGCGACGGGCACGATCGCGGCCTGGAACCCGAAGGCCAGCGGCACGCTGCGCTTGGGCGCCTGCACCGCGCCGCCCGTCTCGAGCACGGGCGCGAGCGGGCTCTGCTCGGGGGCGACCTCGCCGGCGCGGGCGCGCTCGGCGAGCCGCAGCACGAGGCGGCGGGAGACGGGATCGGAGTCGGCGGTCGCGCTCTCCTCGGCGATCTCCGCGCAGCGCGCGAGGAGCGTCTCGAGGCCCACCGGGCGGTCCAGGACGCGCACCTCCGTGGGGCCGTCGATCAGGTAGTAGCTGATCAACACCTCTCCCCCCGACCGCAGCAAGACCAGCTCGGCCGGCGTCGTCGCGAGGGGGAGCAGCGACTTCTTGCGGTTGCCCGAAGCCAGCGCCAGGGCGGCGCTGAGGAGATCGGCCAGCGGCGGCAGCGGCAGCGGCTCGGTGGAGCCGAGGAGGAGATCGCGAAGCGCGCGAAGCGCCGCCTCCTCCTGTGCCGCCGCGTTGACGGCGATCGGGGCGTTGTCGTCTTCGAACGGTCGAATCGGGATCACGCGCATCGGCGGAGTGCTCTCCGGGCGAACGGGACGGATCGGTGCGAGCCCGGTCGATCCCCGGGCCGCATCGTGTTCCGGCCCCCCTGAAGGATCTGTCCTGGGGCCGGTCGGGCTCGGCATCGGCGCCGTGCTCGTGGAACACATCGTAGGAAACGATCGGCCTCGCTCTCCAGTTTTCGGGATCCTTTCGCGGGCTTGCGGCTACTTTGACGGCATGCCTGGCTTCGTGCTCGCGGTCGCCGCCGTCGTCATCCGAGAGGGTCGTGTGCTCGCCATGAAGCGGTCCGCGACGAAGGACGCAGGGGCCGGTCTGTGGGAGACACTCTC
It includes:
- a CDS encoding PQQ-binding-like beta-propeller repeat protein, yielding MRVIPIRPFEDDNAPIAVNAAAQEEAALRALRDLLLGSTEPLPLPPLADLLSAALALASGNRKKSLLPLATTPAELVLLRSGGEVLISYYLIDGPTEVRVLDRPVGLETLLARCAEIAEESATADSDPVSRRLVLRLAERARAGEVAPEQSPLAPVLETGGAVQAPKRSVPLAFGFQAAIVPVADPPRQTSAHSDTHALLFPGTLYVWTRGRRIPLVRGPIMLAVQRMVSATRALVEAWETGRAANVRLRAGRFAVGVRLSPRDGVQLTLGSDEAGRITIPALSVSEAALPILRLASDVLRALVSIDRSQARNLRVTSLREEVRSLRRRVRSRGPRANAVVHTDPERLRAASGACATPGVAPRAAAAPRRLQFERRWESEVEGLDAASTFLCGDRLVVATPRQTVAIGREDGEVLWSQVQPASASFMTGTVLARLASDGHLALSHVDDGETFAEARLAPRTGGPPTGVLVGGRSIPPTAVLAEGRDRLVAVDLRTGELRWRSGGHGASAFTLKRAGRILLATCGDGTLSALDVATGELLWRYCAAEGARFALAPVVAGEVVVAVSGELGGADGVLHGVDLFSGRALWTRALDGAPASAPSASAGVVALAVGGPRDARFVAVDVTDGSLRWDIVDPGLAHGASCLAVDQTLVVNTPLGFTRALRAEDGELRWERQLSHPVADDVPRRLEPILRGGALFVPSASVHVLRVADGHSIGEPLPCELVPDWTRVDERGWIYVAEESGHLHAYAPKPQLSVVR